One genomic segment of Arcobacter porcinus includes these proteins:
- a CDS encoding DUF302 domain-containing protein: MQYINVSNKSVQEIVDGIKEIASKYSFGVQHVYNLKETLNSKGKNLENECQIVDICNPNYAEKFLNEDISIACILPCKIAVYTKDGETNITLNSLAQLVDDINPDLTDTAVEVQELLLQIIDEVK, translated from the coding sequence ATGCAATACATAAATGTTTCAAATAAAAGTGTTCAAGAGATAGTTGATGGAATTAAAGAGATTGCATCAAAATATAGTTTTGGTGTTCAACATGTTTATAATCTAAAAGAGACTCTAAACTCAAAAGGTAAAAACTTAGAAAATGAGTGTCAAATTGTTGATATTTGTAATCCAAATTATGCTGAAAAGTTTTTAAATGAAGATATTTCAATAGCTTGTATTTTACCTTGTAAAATAGCAGTTTATACAAAAGATGGTGAGACAAATATTACTTTAAACTCTTTAGCTCAATTAGTTGATGATATTAATCCTGATTTAACAGATACAGCTGTTGAAGTTCAAGAGTTACTTTTACAAATTATTGATGAAGTAAAATAG
- a CDS encoding DUF2721 domain-containing protein: protein MLDAVVEINSIPSMIQLSVAPVFLLAGVAGLLNVFTGRLVRIIDKVDKLDKFEYDKEAEGKIDNDLKLLIKDRRNFLTMRMNNTNRAIFFGTTTGLFIALVIITIFLSSFFHFKYTILIAILFILGMSTLVISLILFLRELFYTTTFINNKKSYIP, encoded by the coding sequence ATGCTTGATGCTGTTGTTGAAATAAACTCTATTCCAAGTATGATTCAACTATCTGTTGCTCCTGTTTTTTTACTTGCAGGAGTTGCAGGACTTTTAAATGTTTTTACAGGAAGATTGGTAAGAATTATAGATAAAGTTGATAAATTAGATAAGTTTGAATATGACAAAGAGGCTGAAGGTAAAATTGATAATGATTTAAAACTCTTAATAAAAGATAGAAGAAATTTTTTAACTATGAGAATGAATAATACAAATAGAGCAATATTTTTTGGAACAACAACTGGACTTTTTATTGCACTTGTTATTATTACAATATTCCTTAGCTCTTTTTTCCACTTTAAATATACTATTTTAATAGCAATTTTATTTATTTTAGGAATGAGCACTTTAGTTATATCTTTAATTCTTTTTCTAAGAGAACTATTTTATACAACTACATTTATTAACAACAAAAAAAGTTATATTCCTTAA
- a CDS encoding ribonuclease H family protein → MIENNIIEKIYCDGACSGNPGNAGTGVVLFYENKKVELYYGGFVEQGTNNIAELNGIYKALLFVKLDKNSNQIKILADSKYAIDCISKWSFSWSANGWKKKGGEIKNLELIQAIFKLYLAFKHRVVFEHVKGHSGDFGNELADVMARKAIKMGNYRFEKYDYNSLESVLKEKY, encoded by the coding sequence ATGATAGAAAATAATATTATAGAAAAAATATATTGCGATGGTGCTTGTAGTGGAAATCCTGGAAATGCTGGAACAGGAGTTGTTCTTTTTTATGAAAACAAAAAAGTTGAGCTATATTATGGTGGTTTTGTAGAGCAAGGTACAAATAATATTGCTGAACTAAATGGTATTTATAAAGCTCTTTTATTTGTAAAATTAGATAAAAATAGTAATCAAATAAAGATATTAGCAGATTCAAAATATGCAATAGATTGCATAAGTAAATGGTCTTTTTCTTGGAGTGCAAATGGCTGGAAGAAAAAAGGTGGCGAGATAAAAAACCTTGAACTAATTCAAGCTATTTTCAAACTATATTTAGCTTTTAAACATAGAGTTGTTTTTGAACATGTAAAAGGTCATAGTGGAGATTTTGGAAATGAACTTGCTGATGTTATGGCAAGAAAAGCAATAAAAATGGGTAATTATAGATTTGAAAAATATGATTATAACTCTTTAGAAAGTGTTTTAAAAGAGAAATATTAG
- a CDS encoding aldolase catalytic domain-containing protein has translation MFEKKGTMLSVREDLKVFDCTIRDGGLVNNFYFSDEFVKAHYEMCLKSGVDYMEIGKNVSPTLMSEDEYGPWNFCKEEDIRRIVGENKTDLKIAVMSDIGRSLKEELRPKNESVVDMIRIATYIHQIPAAIELIEDAHNKGYETTVNIMAISKSFDKELDEVLELLAKTSVDVIYIADSFGSFYPEQIRALTEKYLSFTQRTGKKVGIHAHNNLQLAYANTLEAMIYGASFLDVTVSGLGRGAGNCALELLLGFLKNPKYNQMPVFEFIENHIVDLEKKLDWGYSIPYMITGQLNEHPRSAMKARDEKDTKYREFFKNLSNME, from the coding sequence ATGTTTGAGAAAAAAGGAACTATGCTAAGTGTAAGAGAAGATTTAAAAGTTTTTGATTGTACAATTCGTGATGGTGGACTTGTAAATAATTTTTATTTTAGTGATGAATTTGTAAAAGCTCACTATGAAATGTGTTTAAAATCTGGTGTTGATTATATGGAAATAGGAAAAAATGTTTCTCCTACACTTATGAGTGAAGATGAATATGGTCCTTGGAATTTCTGTAAAGAAGAGGATATAAGAAGGATTGTTGGAGAAAATAAAACTGATTTAAAAATTGCTGTTATGAGTGATATTGGAAGATCTTTAAAAGAGGAACTTAGACCAAAAAATGAAAGTGTTGTTGATATGATAAGAATTGCAACATATATTCACCAAATTCCTGCTGCTATTGAGCTAATCGAAGATGCTCACAATAAAGGTTATGAAACAACTGTAAATATTATGGCTATTTCAAAATCATTTGACAAAGAGCTAGATGAAGTTTTAGAACTTTTAGCAAAAACTTCTGTTGATGTAATTTATATTGCTGATAGTTTTGGTTCATTCTATCCAGAACAAATAAGAGCTTTGACTGAAAAATATCTAAGTTTTACTCAAAGAACTGGTAAAAAAGTAGGAATTCATGCTCATAATAATCTTCAATTAGCTTACGCAAATACTCTTGAAGCTATGATTTATGGAGCTAGTTTTCTTGATGTTACTGTTTCAGGTCTAGGACGTGGAGCTGGAAATTGTGCTTTAGAACTACTTTTAGGTTTTTTGAAAAATCCAAAATATAATCAGATGCCTGTATTTGAATTTATAGAAAACCATATTGTAGATTTAGAAAAAAAACTAGACTGGGGATATAGTATTCCTTATATGATAACTGGTCAACTAAACGAACACCCAAGATCTGCTATGAAAGCAAGAGATGAAAAAGATACAAAATATAGAGAGTTTTTTAAAAATCTTTCTAATATGGAGTAA
- a CDS encoding OmpA family protein, which translates to MNKIIVLIIFLTLGLNANKINFKDDKEKIHNLNKIIYFSRGAKKTNSNQNIRLKKHAEYMIKTKDIKLLLEAYTDNVGDREVNNWMALDYAKACKETLVKFGVDASRISITTFGASKSTSNEIRDRKVEFVYYY; encoded by the coding sequence ATGAATAAAATAATAGTATTAATAATATTTTTGACTTTAGGATTAAATGCAAATAAGATTAATTTTAAAGATGATAAAGAAAAAATACATAATTTAAATAAAATTATATATTTTTCAAGGGGAGCAAAAAAAACAAATTCTAATCAAAATATAAGATTGAAAAAACATGCAGAGTATATGATAAAAACAAAAGACATAAAGTTACTTTTGGAAGCTTATACGGATAATGTAGGTGATAGAGAAGTAAACAATTGGATGGCATTAGATTATGCAAAAGCATGTAAAGAGACTTTAGTAAAATTTGGTGTTGATGCAAGTAGGATAAGTATTACTACTTTTGGTGCAAGTAAATCAACAAGTAATGAGATAAGAGATAGAAAAGTAGAATTTGTCTACTACTATTAA
- a CDS encoding IS110 family transposase, whose product MYYVGIDIAKSFHVVTIIDENEVKVTQKPIRVTNCIDGFSKFITKLETISSNTNDFIIGLEATGIYGENLWEFLNSHGFNVKLLNPFQTTRYREQHTMKKVKNDNIDSWIIALFLKDGKYSSGYVTDDEYQSLRTLYRNRASIQSDMKEVKKRILTQVTVTFPELENFIDIFSITGLALLDKYPTAHHYKHSSVDRILKIFRHIQGNSFNNQKAIEVLELAKNSIYSGKAKDARAIAIKSSIRLLKIYQEELSILEEEILALLEKNGIKEEKDVPTNSLIENLKTIPGVSSKTIAAVISECGDLSRFKTPIKFIGYLGLFPTENSSGNSKSTGHLSKRGSSLAKHALYMASVSCLLHNKELKQYYDTKKSQGKSKQEGIIAVARKLATIIYSIFRYNTPYDPSRVFSKS is encoded by the coding sequence ATGTATTATGTTGGAATTGATATTGCTAAAAGCTTTCATGTTGTTACTATCATTGATGAGAATGAAGTAAAAGTTACACAAAAACCTATAAGAGTTACAAACTGTATTGATGGATTTTCAAAGTTTATTACTAAACTTGAAACTATTTCATCAAATACAAATGATTTTATAATTGGTCTTGAAGCAACTGGTATTTATGGTGAAAACCTTTGGGAGTTTTTAAATTCTCATGGGTTTAATGTTAAACTATTAAATCCATTTCAAACAACTAGATATAGAGAACAACACACAATGAAGAAAGTAAAAAACGACAACATAGATTCTTGGATCATAGCTTTATTTTTAAAAGATGGTAAATATAGTTCAGGTTATGTAACTGATGACGAATATCAGAGTTTAAGAACTTTATATCGTAATCGTGCTTCTATACAATCAGACATGAAAGAAGTAAAGAAGAGAATACTTACTCAAGTAACAGTTACATTTCCAGAACTTGAAAATTTTATTGATATATTTAGCATCACAGGGCTTGCACTTTTAGATAAATATCCAACTGCACACCACTATAAACATAGTAGTGTTGACAGGATACTTAAAATTTTTAGACATATTCAAGGAAATAGTTTTAATAACCAAAAGGCTATAGAGGTTTTAGAGTTAGCAAAAAACTCTATTTATTCAGGTAAAGCCAAAGATGCAAGAGCTATTGCTATTAAAAGTTCTATTAGACTTCTTAAAATATATCAAGAAGAACTATCTATATTAGAAGAAGAGATATTAGCACTTCTTGAAAAAAATGGTATTAAAGAGGAAAAAGATGTTCCAACTAATTCATTGATTGAGAACTTAAAAACTATTCCTGGAGTTTCATCTAAAACTATTGCTGCAGTTATTAGTGAATGTGGAGATCTATCAAGATTTAAAACACCTATTAAATTTATTGGTTATCTTGGATTATTTCCAACAGAAAATAGCTCAGGTAATTCCAAATCTACAGGTCATTTAAGCAAAAGAGGTTCTTCTTTAGCTAAACATGCTTTATATATGGCAAGTGTTAGTTGTTTATTACACAACAAAGAACTAAAACAATATTATGATACAAAAAAGTCTCAAGGTAAATCCAAACAGGAGGGAATTATTGCTGTTGCTAGAAAACTTGCAACCATAATTTACTCTATATTTAGATACAACACTCCATATGATCCATCTCGTGTATTTTCTAAGTCATAA
- a CDS encoding OmpA family protein has translation MRYFIFYLIFLIFFVSCSKKQNHINDEKIHHTNKEFIEENNYSKVAQNIIIPKNYYGKISKNDLKKVYFDYGTAFFDIKYRKTIEKHAIFMKQNSNLKLILQGNADIGGQKAAHTWLALNRAKHVKDQLVKFNIDENRIIISTNSSDNPIVLGDSEEAWKENRRVDFIYY, from the coding sequence ATGAGATATTTTATTTTTTATCTAATATTTTTAATATTTTTTGTCTCTTGTTCTAAAAAACAAAATCATATAAATGATGAAAAAATTCATCATACAAATAAAGAATTTATTGAGGAGAATAACTATTCAAAAGTTGCTCAAAACATTATCATACCAAAAAACTATTATGGAAAAATATCAAAAAATGATTTAAAAAAAGTATATTTTGATTATGGAACAGCTTTTTTTGATATTAAATATAGAAAAACTATAGAAAAACATGCAATTTTTATGAAACAAAATTCAAATTTAAAATTAATTCTTCAAGGAAATGCAGATATAGGTGGACAAAAAGCAGCTCACACTTGGCTAGCTTTAAATAGAGCGAAACATGTAAAAGATCAATTAGTAAAATTTAATATTGATGAAAATAGAATAATAATTTCTACAAATAGTAGCGATAATCCAATAGTTTTGGGAGATAGTGAAGAAGCTTGGAAAGAGAATAGAAGAGTAGATTTTATCTACTATTAA
- a CDS encoding ShlB/FhaC/HecB family hemolysin secretion/activation protein, producing the protein MKRKLRLKYFIVLLIVISNLQSATPNRPAGTNMGDILKSIDPDEFLEKRGELYKAPDKPILEPSDINRPSAKIDDKAKVFIKSFKFSHNSAISSKKLLELIKEYENKELNLYSMQELTTVITRYYRENGYFVARAYVPAQELENNILEIAIIEGKHGEFKLKNSSLVKDEVILNYLNNIKKGDYVLDNKLERELLIIDELSGARVINSDVYPGAEIGESDFLISLDKTSKYSAYAMIDNYGTKYTGEHRLNLGANINSITGIGDILSFNTLISENTNLLNYGLTYSRHIGYSGLNGGVGISKTDYEMDKMGDFEVLGSSLNFNLFFSYPLVKTHSTLRAIQINSTISKMDDESGPKSYTDTAKKQDSNLMIKLNEKRPTSIFSRPGTLNAYLAYSFGNLSMDNEIAKDTDILLESEGFYHKLVAYLGHQQYIIPKLTLQTSIKMQKNLGRNLDGGQRISVAGSNGVRAYEDSELSGDSGYSASLDLIYSLPNFGNYFHNFSIFTDFAEVKRNTKTFNDDKNSRKLGAYGLGYAFSYKNFNFKTTYGFGFGSEKEPTVEKEFSQKSEKFLFQAIYQF; encoded by the coding sequence TTGAAAAGAAAATTAAGATTAAAATATTTTATTGTTTTGTTGATTGTGATAAGTAATCTACAATCAGCAACTCCAAATAGACCAGCTGGAACAAATATGGGTGATATTTTAAAATCAATAGATCCAGACGAGTTTTTAGAAAAAAGAGGAGAACTTTATAAAGCACCTGATAAACCTATTTTAGAACCAAGTGATATAAATAGACCAAGTGCAAAAATAGATGATAAGGCAAAAGTTTTTATTAAATCTTTTAAATTTTCACATAATAGTGCAATAAGTAGTAAAAAGCTTTTAGAACTTATAAAAGAATATGAAAATAAAGAACTAAACTTATATTCAATGCAAGAGCTTACAACCGTTATTACAAGATATTATAGAGAAAATGGATATTTTGTGGCAAGAGCTTATGTTCCTGCACAAGAGTTAGAAAATAATATTTTAGAAATCGCAATAATTGAAGGAAAACATGGAGAATTTAAATTAAAAAATAGTTCATTGGTAAAAGATGAGGTAATATTAAACTACTTAAATAATATAAAAAAAGGTGATTATGTATTAGATAATAAACTTGAAAGAGAATTACTTATAATAGATGAATTAAGTGGAGCAAGAGTAATAAATTCTGATGTTTATCCAGGAGCTGAAATAGGGGAGAGTGATTTTCTAATTAGTTTAGATAAAACATCAAAATATAGTGCATATGCTATGATAGATAATTATGGTACAAAATATACAGGAGAACATAGATTAAATCTTGGAGCAAATATAAATAGTATTACAGGAATAGGTGATATTTTAAGTTTTAATACACTTATTTCAGAAAATACAAATCTATTAAATTATGGTCTTACATATTCAAGGCACATTGGATATAGTGGATTAAATGGTGGAGTAGGAATATCAAAAACAGATTATGAGATGGACAAAATGGGTGATTTTGAAGTTTTAGGAAGTTCATTGAATTTCAATTTATTTTTCTCTTATCCTCTTGTTAAAACTCACTCTACATTAAGAGCTATACAAATAAATTCAACTATAAGTAAAATGGATGATGAATCAGGACCAAAATCATATACAGATACAGCAAAAAAACAAGATAGCAATCTTATGATTAAATTAAATGAAAAAAGACCTACATCTATTTTTTCAAGACCTGGAACTTTAAATGCTTATTTAGCTTACTCTTTTGGAAATTTATCTATGGATAATGAAATAGCAAAAGATACAGATATTTTATTAGAAAGTGAAGGCTTCTATCATAAATTAGTTGCTTATTTAGGACATCAACAATATATAATTCCAAAATTAACTTTGCAAACAAGTATAAAAATGCAGAAAAATTTAGGACGAAATTTAGATGGCGGACAAAGAATAAGTGTAGCTGGAAGTAATGGAGTAAGAGCTTATGAAGATAGTGAATTAAGCGGTGATAGTGGATATTCTGCATCTTTGGATTTGATTTACTCTTTACCAAATTTTGGAAATTATTTTCACAATTTTTCAATTTTTACAGACTTTGCAGAAGTTAAAAGGAATACAAAAACATTTAATGATGATAAAAATAGTAGAAAACTTGGAGCATATGGATTAGGATATGCATTTTCTTATAAAAATTTTAATTTTAAAACTACATATGGTTTTGGATTTGGTAGCGAAAAAGAGCCAACAGTCGAAAAAGAGTTTAGCCAAAAATCTGAGAAATTCTTATTTCAAGCAATTTACCAGTTTTAA